GCTCAAAGACAAATCCGATTCAAAAGAGAGTCCTGCCCAAGCAGTTGATTCAGGAAAAACGAGTGATTCAGGAAAGAAAAGTGATTCAGAAAAGAAGAGTGAGGCCAAGAGCGCTTCCTAGGCTGGTCCTGTCAGGAGTCATCTTCTTTGTTTTACAGTTGATGTTTTCCTGCAGCGACGGCGGCTCTTCCTCTCCCTACAATCAGAGCTACATCGAATTCAAACTATCTTCCGCTTCGCAGCTGGGCTATGATGATCTCCAGTCCATCAAGGTCTACGCCGATCCCTACGCCGCCTTCAATCTTCTGAATATTCACGAAAACGGGCGTTCCCTGCTGGGAGCCTACGACTATACGGAAGAATCCAAAATCTATATGGGTTTTGAGTACAGCCCCCTCTATGTCTGCCGCCTGGAAGAACTCCGGGTGTCGGTGACGAAGAAGGGGAGCCAGGAATTTATTGATTCTGCGGATTATACACTCAGCTTTCAGGGGGAAATGCCCGAGTCTGCCGGGGATAAACCTACAATCGAAATCTCTGTCACCGAGGCTGGTGTTTTGACATTGCTGGCCAAGTCTGGAATTGCCGGAGCTCCACCGCTCACAAGAGAAGTAGTCAGCCCAAGAGTCAGTCTTTTTCAACTTCCGCCGGAAAGTAACACTTCTCCGCCTGGGCTTCGGCCTGGGCCATCAGTTTTCCTATGTCTTCAATTCCATCCCAGTCTTCCCGGGTTTTCTTCAAGTCGGGTTTTACCTCGGGGTGTTCCGGGCTGAAGAGGGAACAGCAGTCGTCATAGGGCTGTGTTGAGGTCTCAAAGGCCTTGATTTTACGGGAGATAAGGATGGTCTCTTCCTTGTCCATGCCGATGAGGGGACGGAAGACGGGCAGGTCTACCTGACTGTTTGTGTAAGCAAGGCTTTCCAGAGTCTGACTGGCCACCTGGCTCAGGGCTTCTCCCGTTATCAGGGCCAGATCTTTTCTCTTATGCGCCATGGACTGGGCAATCTTCATCATGGCCGCCCGGGAGTGAAGGGTTGTCGTTTCAGGTCTGACCGAGCGGTTTATCTGTACCTGTACATCCGTAAAGGGCACCGTATACAGAGTCAGTCCTCCCGTCCAGGGGGCGATGATCCGGGCCAGGTCTTTGACCTTCTCCAGAGATTCGGGGCTTGTGTAGGGAGGGGTGTGAAAGTACACCGCATCCAGGCTCATCCCCCGTTTACTCATAAGATACCCTGCCACGGGAGAATCGATTCCTCCCGAGAGGAGGAGCATCCCCTTCCCACCGGTATGGACCGGAAGTCCTCCCGGTCCCTTATGGGTATAACCGTAGACATATCCTTTTTCTCTCAGCTCTATGTGAATGATCCAGTCGGGATTTTTAACATCCACAGTGAGTCCGGGAATCTTTTCAAATACACGCCCGCCGATCTCGGCGGAGTAACCGTAATTATCCAGAGGCAGACTCTTGTCTATCCGCCGGGTTTCAATCTTGAATTTCATCCCTACACCGGCATCAATATTTTGCCGGGCCACGAGAAGAGCCTTTTCTTCCAGGGCATCCAGCTCTTTGGCACAGCTGTAGGAACGGGTATAGCCGACAATGCCGAAGACCTTGGACAGGCAGGCTGAAACATATTCTTCTTCCAGGTCTTCACATTCCAGATAAAACCGGCCGCTCCGGTTGGTCACCCTGGTGGGGTGGGGGCGGAGCATCTTTTTTATATTATTTCGGAGCTGTCGCTCAAAGAGGGCTCTATTCCCTTTTTTCAGGGTAATCTCGCCTATTTTAATCAGGTATAAGTCAGTCATGGGCCTATCATAACAGATCGCCCTTCATCAGGGCAATCAGCCCAGGGCCCGTCCGACCTGATCTATCTGTTCCGTCAGCACCTTCAGAAATCCGGTCATCTCTTCTTCCGTCGTTGTGGGTCCCTGGGAGATCCGGATGGAGCTGAAGGCTGTCTGAGGATCTACACCCATGGCTTCCAGGCCTCTGGTCCGGCTTTTTTTACGGCTGGAGCAGGCAGATCCCGTAGAAATGGCGTATCCTGCTTCGTCCATGACCCGCACCAGTACTTCTCCCGGCAGAGGCGGGAAGGCGCAGTTGAGAATCCAGGGGGAAAAGTGCCCGGCATTCTCAAGGCGGCCTTCAGGCAACAGTTTTACACCTTTGATGGCAGCGATGCCTGTCATAAGCATCTGCATTCTTAAAGAAGCTTTATCATGATGCTCCTCCACACCCTTAATGGCAAGCTCTAGTGCGGTACACATACCCGCTGCTGCTGCAAGGTTTTCAGTTCCTGGTCTGAGACCTTTTTCCTGACCTCCTCCAGCATACAGACCCGCAAAAGGCTTTTTTTGATACAGAAGTCCTATTCCCCTGGGACCTTGAATCTTGTGCCCCGCAAAGGAGGCGGAATCCAGATCTAGTTCTTTGAGAGACAGTGGAATTTTTCCAGCACTCTGTACCAGGTCGCTGTGGAAATGTATGGGGCGGGATTTTTCTGCTTCCCGTACTGTGCGGATAAGTTCCTGTAGAGGTTGAATCACACCGGTCTCATTATGAACACCCATGATCAGGACCATCTTTGTATCCGGTGTTAAAAGTTTTATAAGTTTTTCCACCTTGACTAACCCGTCTTTCCCGGGATTTATGACCTTCACTTCCCATCCCTGTTTTCCAAGTAACTGGACAGGATTCCAGATGGCTGGATGCTCTATGCCGCTGACTATTATGCGACCTTTGTCCCGTCTGGTAAAAAGGGAGGAGATAACCATATTGTTCGACTCTGTACCTCCAGATGTCAGAATAAGCTCATCAGCTTCACAATCCAGCACATCTGCACAGCGGCGACGGATTTCATCCAGTTTTTTATTAGCCTTCTGTCCTTCCTTGTGAAGGGAGGACGGGTTGCCGAAATATTCTGAGGCAACATCTGTCATCTCTTTAAGAACTGAGGTGAGGGGGGGCGTTGTAGCGGCCCAGTCTAGGTATACCATCTTTTTACAATACCAGAGGGGTCCTGAGGGATGCAAGTGATCCGGTTATTCAGATTTCAATTGATTAAATCGGAATAGTCTGCTAATTTCTATATATGGAAAACAAATGTAACTGCCCGGAAGAAATGGTGGAAGGGTATGCCCGAAAATTAAAGGTTTGCGGTCACCCCCTCAGGCTCAAAATGTTGTGTCTGATTGAACGTCAGGATTGCTGTGTCTCAGAATTGTGGCAATGCCTGGATCAGCCTCAGCCCGTCATCTCCCAGCATCTGGCGGTACTTAAAGACAAAGGAATAGTGGATTCTGCGACAGAAGGAAACAAGAGGATCTACCGCATCGTCGACCCCTTCGTTCAGAACATCATCGCCGGATTTGATGGAGTATTACCCGAGGCAGCTTCCTGAGAGTGAATCAGCTTCAAAAACTCCTGATTTTGTCAGTTTTAAGCCTAGCCAGTCTGTCCTGTCAAAATTATCCAGATGCCTCTGATGTTCTTGTAGAGCAGACTTACAGCTTTAGTGAATTTGACAGCATCAGTGGCAACAGCGCCTTTGAGGTCTATGCCTCCTATGGTGAGTCCTATTCTGTCAGTATTACCGTGAATGAAGATCAGTTTGACAATCTGGATGTTTCTGTATCAGATGGTGAACTAATCATTGATTACTCCTCATCAGAAGACTATAACAATCTGCAATTCACAGCGGATATCACTCTTCCCGAATTGAACCGGGTACATCTTTATGATAGAGCAGTCATCTTTTTTTATGATAGAACCATCGGCACCGATAATCGCTCCAATTGGAACGACAGCTTTTCTGAAATTGGAAAGACTCTTGAAATCCTTCTGGATGGTGAGTACTCCCATGCGTCCTTCGATATGGAAGTTCCTCCACTCCCGGAGGGAACGCTCTATCTCTACTCCCGCAGCGATTTCAGCGCCTACAACAGGACTCATACAGTCAATGCCAAAGAGCTGGTGATTCACTCTGAAGCAGACAACGCCTCCAGTTCGGTGACCCTCCGTTCCGAAACTCAACCTGATCTCATGATTGTTCAGGCCGATCATTACGGGACACTGAGTATGAA
The window above is part of the Oceanispirochaeta sp. genome. Proteins encoded here:
- a CDS encoding cysteine desulfurase family protein → MVYLDWAATTPPLTSVLKEMTDVASEYFGNPSSLHKEGQKANKKLDEIRRRCADVLDCEADELILTSGGTESNNMVISSLFTRRDKGRIIVSGIEHPAIWNPVQLLGKQGWEVKVINPGKDGLVKVEKLIKLLTPDTKMVLIMGVHNETGVIQPLQELIRTVREAEKSRPIHFHSDLVQSAGKIPLSLKELDLDSASFAGHKIQGPRGIGLLYQKKPFAGLYAGGGQEKGLRPGTENLAAAAGMCTALELAIKGVEEHHDKASLRMQMLMTGIAAIKGVKLLPEGRLENAGHFSPWILNCAFPPLPGEVLVRVMDEAGYAISTGSACSSRKKSRTRGLEAMGVDPQTAFSSIRISQGPTTTEEEMTGFLKVLTEQIDQVGRALG
- a CDS encoding DUF2807 domain-containing protein encodes the protein MNQLQKLLILSVLSLASLSCQNYPDASDVLVEQTYSFSEFDSISGNSAFEVYASYGESYSVSITVNEDQFDNLDVSVSDGELIIDYSSSEDYNNLQFTADITLPELNRVHLYDRAVIFFYDRTIGTDNRSNWNDSFSEIGKTLEILLDGEYSHASFDMEVPPLPEGTLYLYSRSDFSAYNRTHTVNAKELVIHSEADNASSSVTLRSETQPDLMIVQADHYGTLSM
- a CDS encoding helix-turn-helix transcriptional regulator gives rise to the protein MENKCNCPEEMVEGYARKLKVCGHPLRLKMLCLIERQDCCVSELWQCLDQPQPVISQHLAVLKDKGIVDSATEGNKRIYRIVDPFVQNIIAGFDGVLPEAAS
- the thiI gene encoding tRNA uracil 4-sulfurtransferase ThiI; this translates as MTDLYLIKIGEITLKKGNRALFERQLRNNIKKMLRPHPTRVTNRSGRFYLECEDLEEEYVSACLSKVFGIVGYTRSYSCAKELDALEEKALLVARQNIDAGVGMKFKIETRRIDKSLPLDNYGYSAEIGGRVFEKIPGLTVDVKNPDWIIHIELREKGYVYGYTHKGPGGLPVHTGGKGMLLLSGGIDSPVAGYLMSKRGMSLDAVYFHTPPYTSPESLEKVKDLARIIAPWTGGLTLYTVPFTDVQVQINRSVRPETTTLHSRAAMMKIAQSMAHKRKDLALITGEALSQVASQTLESLAYTNSQVDLPVFRPLIGMDKEETILISRKIKAFETSTQPYDDCCSLFSPEHPEVKPDLKKTREDWDGIEDIGKLMAQAEAQAEKCYFPAEVEKD